A part of Bacillus thuringiensis genomic DNA contains:
- the mtnW gene encoding 2,3-diketo-5-methylthiopentyl-1-phosphate enolase, with amino-acid sequence MSGIIATYLIHDDSHNLEKKAEQIALGLTIGSWTHLPHLLQEQLKQHKGNVIHVEELAEQEHTNSYLRKKVKRGIIKIEYPLLNFSPDLPAILTTTFGKLSLDGEVKLIDLTFSDELKKHFPGPKFGIDGIRNLLQVHERPLLMSIFKGMIGRNIGYLKTQLRDQAIGGVDIVKDDEILFENTLTPLTKRIVSGKEVLQSVYETYGHKTLYAVNLTGRTFDLKENAKRAVQAGADILLFNVFAYGLDVLQSLAEDNEITVPIMAHPAVSGAYSASKLYGVSSPLLLGKLLRYAGADFSLFPSPYGSVALEKEDALAISKYLTQDDPFFKKSFSVPSAGIHPGFVPFILRDFGKEVVINAGGGIHGHPSGAQGGGKAFRTAIDATLQNTPLHEVDDINLHSALQIWGNPSHGVKL; translated from the coding sequence ATGAGCGGAATTATAGCAACATATTTAATCCATGATGATTCACATAACTTAGAAAAAAAAGCTGAGCAAATTGCACTCGGTTTAACAATTGGATCTTGGACTCATTTGCCACACTTATTGCAAGAACAATTAAAACAGCATAAAGGCAACGTCATTCATGTTGAGGAATTAGCTGAACAAGAACATACCAATTCGTATTTACGAAAAAAAGTAAAACGCGGGATTATTAAAATTGAATATCCGTTATTAAACTTCAGTCCAGACTTACCAGCAATTTTAACAACTACATTCGGAAAGCTATCTCTTGATGGCGAAGTGAAATTAATCGACTTAACTTTTTCAGACGAGCTAAAAAAGCATTTTCCTGGTCCAAAGTTCGGGATAGATGGTATCCGAAACCTACTACAAGTGCATGAGCGTCCTCTCTTAATGAGTATTTTTAAAGGAATGATTGGACGAAATATTGGGTATTTAAAAACGCAATTACGCGATCAAGCAATTGGTGGTGTAGATATAGTAAAAGATGATGAAATATTATTTGAGAATACATTAACACCACTTACGAAACGCATTGTATCTGGAAAAGAAGTTTTACAATCCGTATATGAAACATACGGACATAAAACGTTATATGCCGTAAATTTAACAGGTCGAACTTTCGATTTAAAAGAAAATGCGAAACGCGCAGTGCAAGCCGGGGCTGATATTCTATTATTTAACGTATTTGCTTACGGACTAGATGTACTACAATCACTGGCAGAAGATAATGAAATCACAGTTCCTATTATGGCACACCCTGCTGTAAGTGGTGCTTACTCAGCATCCAAGTTATATGGAGTTTCCTCTCCATTATTACTCGGAAAACTATTACGTTATGCTGGCGCTGACTTTTCATTATTCCCATCTCCATATGGAAGTGTTGCACTAGAAAAAGAGGACGCTCTTGCTATCTCGAAATATTTAACTCAAGACGATCCATTTTTCAAGAAGAGTTTTTCTGTTCCGTCTGCTGGTATTCACCCTGGTTTCGTTCCCTTTATTTTACGAGATTTCGGTAAAGAGGTTGTTATTAATGCTGGCGGCGGGATACATGGACATCCGAGCGGGGCGCAAGGCGGCGGTAAAGCTTTCCGTACTGCAATTGATGCTACTTTGCAAAATACACCACTCCATGAAGTAGATGACATAAATTTGCACAGTGCACTACAAATATGGGGAAATCCCTCTCATGGGGTGAAATTATGA
- a CDS encoding pyridoxal phosphate-dependent aminotransferase, translating into MKLFQPSEIVTSLPTQFFASLVAKVNKVVAAGHDVINLGQGNPDQPTPQHIVKALQDAAEKAIHHKYPPFRGHESLKEAVATFYKREYGVELNPKTEVAILFGGKAGLVELPICFTNPGDTILVPDPGYPDYLSGVALAKAQFETMPLLAENNFLPDYTKIDDTIAERAKLMFLNYPNNPTGATASKDFFDETIHFANEHNILVVHDFAYGAIGFDGQKPVSFLQADGAKDTGIEIYTLSKTFNMAGWRIAFAVGNASIIETINLLQDHMYVSIFGAVQDAAREALLSSQSCVVDLVNSYESRRNALISACHSIGWDVDIPTGSFFAWLPVPEGYTSEQFSDILLEKAHVAVAPGVGFGEHGEGYVRVGLLHTEDRLQEAINRIDKLNFFKKSLTT; encoded by the coding sequence ATGAAATTATTTCAACCTTCTGAGATAGTAACATCATTGCCAACACAATTTTTCGCTTCACTTGTTGCAAAAGTTAACAAAGTCGTTGCAGCAGGTCACGATGTTATTAATCTAGGACAAGGTAATCCAGATCAACCAACACCACAGCATATCGTAAAAGCTTTACAAGACGCTGCTGAAAAGGCCATTCATCATAAATACCCGCCATTTCGTGGACATGAAAGTTTAAAAGAAGCTGTGGCAACATTCTATAAACGTGAATACGGCGTAGAATTAAATCCAAAAACAGAAGTTGCTATTTTGTTTGGCGGAAAGGCTGGATTAGTAGAATTACCAATTTGTTTTACAAACCCTGGTGATACCATTCTCGTTCCAGATCCAGGATATCCAGATTATTTATCGGGAGTTGCTTTAGCAAAAGCACAATTTGAAACAATGCCGCTACTTGCAGAAAATAATTTTTTACCGGATTATACGAAAATTGATGACACTATCGCTGAGCGGGCAAAGTTAATGTTTTTAAATTACCCAAACAATCCTACTGGTGCTACTGCATCAAAAGATTTCTTTGATGAAACTATTCATTTTGCTAATGAACATAATATATTAGTCGTTCATGATTTCGCTTACGGTGCGATTGGATTCGATGGTCAAAAACCTGTTAGTTTCTTGCAAGCAGACGGCGCTAAAGATACAGGTATTGAAATTTACACTTTATCGAAAACTTTCAATATGGCTGGATGGCGTATTGCTTTTGCTGTGGGAAATGCAAGTATCATTGAAACAATTAACTTATTACAAGATCATATGTATGTTAGTATTTTTGGTGCAGTTCAAGATGCTGCCCGTGAAGCACTATTAAGTTCACAGTCTTGCGTCGTAGACCTTGTAAATAGTTACGAATCTCGCAGAAACGCTCTTATTTCAGCCTGTCACTCAATTGGTTGGGATGTAGATATTCCAACAGGATCATTCTTTGCATGGCTTCCTGTACCAGAAGGTTATACATCTGAGCAATTTTCTGATATTTTACTAGAAAAAGCACACGTTGCAGTTGCCCCTGGTGTTGGATTTGGTGAACATGGCGAAGGGTATGTCCGCGTTGGCCTCTTACATACAGAAGATAGATTGCAAGAAGCCATTAATCGAATTGATAAATTAAATTTTTTCAAAAAGTCATTGACAACATGA
- a CDS encoding carbon-nitrogen family hydrolase produces MKVACIQMDIVFGDVEKNIENATNKISEAMKERPDVIVLPELWTTGYDLTRFSEIADRDGLETKEKLKEWSKQYGVHIVGGSIAKQTDQGVTNTMYVVTNKGQLVNEYSKVHLFQLMDEHKYLIAGNSTGEFKLDDIECAGTICYDIRFPEWMRVHTAKGAKVLFVVAEWPLVRLAHWRLLLQARAVENQCYVVACNRAGKDPNNEFAGHSLIIDPWGEVVVEANEEESILFGELHFEKIKEVRKGIPVFADRRPELYK; encoded by the coding sequence ATGAAAGTCGCATGTATTCAAATGGATATTGTCTTTGGAGATGTAGAAAAAAATATTGAGAATGCTACAAATAAAATAAGTGAAGCAATGAAAGAAAGACCCGATGTTATTGTCTTACCAGAACTGTGGACAACAGGATATGATTTAACTAGGTTTTCTGAAATTGCAGATAGGGATGGATTAGAAACGAAAGAAAAGCTAAAAGAGTGGTCGAAACAATATGGTGTACATATTGTCGGTGGTTCTATAGCGAAGCAAACAGATCAAGGTGTTACAAATACAATGTATGTTGTAACTAATAAAGGTCAGCTAGTCAATGAATATAGTAAAGTGCATTTATTTCAGCTCATGGATGAACATAAATATTTAATCGCTGGAAATAGTACAGGCGAATTTAAGTTAGATGATATAGAGTGCGCTGGTACAATTTGTTATGACATTCGTTTTCCGGAGTGGATGCGTGTTCATACTGCTAAAGGTGCAAAAGTTTTATTTGTTGTAGCAGAATGGCCATTAGTTCGTTTAGCACATTGGCGTTTGCTATTGCAAGCAAGAGCAGTTGAAAATCAATGTTATGTTGTTGCATGTAATAGGGCAGGAAAGGATCCGAATAATGAGTTTGCGGGTCATTCTTTAATTATCGATCCTTGGGGGGAAGTTGTTGTAGAAGCGAATGAAGAAGAATCAATTTTATTTGGAGAGCTTCATTTTGAGAAAATTAAAGAAGTACGCAAAGGAATTCCAGTTTTTGCAGATCGTCGTCCAGAATTATACAAATAA